The following proteins are encoded in a genomic region of bacterium:
- the prfA gene encoding peptide chain release factor 1, with translation MKDMLGKIQNIEKSYIELGEKLSDPETIKDFEEFKKLSKTRKSMEESVEIYHAWQEAASAKEDAIQMIKAENDPEMKEFIQAELDQAEANLQKYEEKMKVLLLPRDPNDDKDIMLEIRGSAGGDEANIFAADLMRMYLRYAEKQGWKTEILSLSEGDVGGIGEVVINIKGDAVYSRLKYESGVHRVQRVPVTESQGRIHTSTATVAVMPEVEDVSIDIDPKDLEISTARSGGAGGQNVNKVETAVRIVHKPTGIMVFCTEERSQLQNKERAMQIIKTKIFDIESQKQMQEITDLRRSQVGTGDRSERIRTYNFPQGRCTDHRIGVNLNVWTIIEGELDDILHLLAQADQKAKLEKLAQSV, from the coding sequence ATGAAAGATATGCTGGGTAAAATTCAAAATATAGAAAAAAGCTATATTGAGCTTGGAGAAAAGCTTAGCGACCCTGAAACAATCAAGGATTTTGAAGAATTTAAAAAACTTTCAAAGACAAGAAAGTCCATGGAAGAAAGTGTTGAAATTTATCATGCATGGCAAGAGGCAGCAAGCGCAAAAGAAGATGCCATTCAAATGATAAAAGCTGAGAATGATCCTGAAATGAAAGAATTTATTCAGGCAGAACTTGATCAGGCAGAAGCTAATCTTCAAAAATATGAAGAAAAAATGAAAGTTCTCCTTCTTCCCAGAGATCCCAATGATGATAAAGACATTATGCTCGAGATAAGAGGTAGTGCAGGCGGAGATGAAGCCAATATTTTTGCGGCTGATCTTATGAGAATGTATCTCAGATATGCAGAAAAACAGGGCTGGAAGACAGAAATTTTGAGTTTGTCCGAAGGTGACGTCGGCGGTATAGGTGAAGTTGTAATTAACATAAAAGGTGATGCTGTTTACAGCAGATTAAAATATGAATCCGGTGTACATAGAGTTCAAAGGGTTCCCGTAACAGAATCACAGGGAAGAATTCATACAAGTACCGCAACAGTTGCAGTTATGCCGGAAGTTGAAGATGTTTCAATTGATATTGACCCGAAAGATCTTGAAATTTCTACGGCACGTTCAGGCGGTGCAGGCGGTCAAAACGTTAATAAGGTAGAAACAGCTGTGAGAATTGTGCATAAACCTACAGGAATTATGGTTTTTTGTACAGAAGAAAGAAGTCAGCTTCAAAACAAAGAAAGAGCTATGCAAATTATCAAAACCAAGATATTTGACATAGAATCTCAAAAACAAATGCAGGAAATCACCGATTTAAGAAGATCACAGGTGGGGACAGGCGACAGAAGTGAAAGAATCAGAACGTATAACTTTCCGCAGGGAAGATGCACCGATCACAGAATAGGTGTCAATTTAAACGTCTGGACAATCATAGAAGGCGAACTTGATGACATTCTTCATCTTCTTGCACAGGCTGACCAGAAAGCAAAACTCGAAAAACTTGCACAATCAGTATAA
- the tyrS gene encoding tyrosine--tRNA ligase: MSEAKMEIQEKFIKQAEFLAKGTEVLPGGVNELAKKLQKSEETGKPLRVKLGLDPTRPDLHLGHTVVMRKLRQFQKAGHQVVLIVGGATAMIGDPSGKSETRPPLTKTEVDQNANTYLEQMGQVVDINNAEVVNNADWLHEMKLVDLLKLSSQITVAQMLVRDDFAKRYAEGKPISVHEFFYPLMQAYDSVVIDADIELGGTDQRFNVLLGRDIQSAYGKKHPQMVILLPLLEGTDGIVKMSKSYPDHCISLTDSPKDMLGKIMSIPDALIVRYYELLTDLLPEEIEKIKSELELGQVNPRDYKMKLAKIIVSEYYSAEESEKAEQEFINIFSKKGLPAQIDEFKVLEGTVLIDFIAENNLSESKGEAKRLIKGGGIKLDNEKVSDLMQKIEFGDKDSLILQVGKRKFAKLFCRF, encoded by the coding sequence ATGAGTGAAGCAAAAATGGAAATTCAAGAAAAATTTATAAAACAGGCAGAATTTTTAGCGAAAGGAACTGAAGTTTTGCCGGGCGGAGTGAATGAACTTGCTAAAAAACTTCAGAAATCCGAAGAAACAGGAAAACCTTTAAGAGTAAAACTGGGACTTGACCCTACAAGACCTGATTTGCATCTCGGTCATACCGTTGTAATGCGCAAATTAAGACAATTTCAAAAAGCAGGGCATCAGGTAGTGCTTATTGTTGGCGGTGCGACAGCTATGATAGGCGACCCGTCAGGCAAATCGGAAACAAGACCCCCTTTAACAAAAACAGAAGTTGACCAAAATGCAAACACTTACCTTGAACAAATGGGACAAGTGGTTGATATAAACAATGCAGAAGTTGTAAATAATGCTGACTGGCTTCATGAAATGAAACTGGTTGATTTATTAAAGCTTTCTTCCCAAATAACAGTCGCTCAAATGCTTGTAAGAGACGATTTCGCAAAAAGATATGCCGAAGGCAAGCCTATTTCTGTGCATGAATTTTTCTACCCTTTAATGCAGGCGTATGATTCTGTTGTCATTGATGCTGATATCGAGCTTGGAGGAACAGACCAGAGATTTAACGTGCTTCTGGGGAGAGATATTCAGAGCGCTTACGGCAAAAAACACCCACAAATGGTTATTCTTTTGCCTCTTCTTGAGGGAACTGACGGAATTGTTAAAATGTCTAAATCCTACCCTGATCACTGCATAAGCCTTACTGATTCTCCAAAAGATATGCTTGGAAAAATAATGAGTATTCCTGATGCTTTAATAGTAAGATATTACGAACTTTTAACAGATTTGCTTCCTGAAGAAATTGAAAAAATAAAATCCGAACTTGAATTGGGACAGGTAAATCCCCGTGATTACAAGATGAAGCTTGCAAAAATTATTGTAAGCGAATACTATTCTGCCGAAGAATCAGAAAAAGCCGAGCAGGAATTTATAAATATTTTTAGCAAAAAAGGCTTGCCTGCCCAAATAGACGAATTTAAAGTCCTTGAAGGTACCGTTTTAATAGATTTTATAGCAGAAAATAATCTTTCTGAAAGCAAAGGTGAAGCTAAAAGACTTATTAAAGGCGGCGGAATAAAATTAGACAACGAAAAAGTTTCTGACCTTATGCAAAAAATCGAATTTGGAGATAAAGATTCACTTATTCTACAAGTCGGCAAGCGAAAATTCGCTAAATTATTTTGCCGGTTTTGA
- the purU gene encoding formyltetrahydrofolate deformylase, whose product MPINKKKYVLTMICPDASGISASVLNFIYENNGFITSSYNYGDPTTKKFFMRTVFQGSNSKFAKLEDIKVKFKPIAQKYQMQWEINDCGKLPRVLIAVSKFGHCLNDLLHKTKSGQIPMEIAAVVSNHTEMKDLVEWYGINYFHLASTGQNKAENEEKILQLVDGLRIDLIVLARYMQILSPKMCEALNGRCINIHHSFLPSFKGAAPYTQAHDRGVKIVGATAHYVTSDLDEGPIIEQAVERIDHTYTTDDIAMTVRDLETVILSRAVKWHVERRILLNNSKTVVFR is encoded by the coding sequence ATGCCAATAAACAAAAAAAAATATGTTTTAACAATGATATGTCCTGATGCATCAGGTATTTCCGCAAGTGTGCTGAATTTTATTTATGAAAATAACGGATTTATAACTTCTTCTTATAATTATGGAGATCCGACAACAAAGAAATTTTTTATGCGAACTGTTTTTCAGGGTTCAAACTCAAAATTTGCAAAACTTGAAGATATAAAAGTCAAATTCAAACCTATAGCCCAAAAATATCAAATGCAATGGGAAATTAATGATTGCGGAAAACTCCCCAGAGTTTTAATAGCTGTTTCAAAATTCGGACACTGTTTAAATGACTTGTTGCATAAAACAAAATCAGGTCAAATTCCTATGGAAATTGCAGCGGTTGTATCAAACCATACAGAAATGAAAGATTTGGTTGAATGGTACGGGATAAACTACTTTCATCTTGCTTCAACAGGTCAGAATAAAGCTGAGAACGAAGAAAAAATCCTTCAGCTTGTTGATGGGCTGAGAATAGACCTTATTGTTCTGGCAAGATACATGCAGATATTATCGCCTAAAATGTGCGAAGCCTTAAACGGTCGCTGTATAAATATACACCATTCGTTTTTGCCCAGTTTCAAAGGAGCAGCTCCTTATACACAGGCACATGACAGAGGTGTTAAAATTGTCGGAGCTACCGCTCACTACGTAACATCTGACCTTGATGAAGGTCCGATAATAGAACAGGCTGTTGAAAGAATTGATCATACTTATACGACGGATGATATTGCAATGACAGTCAGGGATCTTGAGACAGTAATACTTTCAAGGGCTGTAAAGTGGCATGTGGAAAGACGAATCCTGCTTAACAATTCCAAAACAGTTGTATTCAGGTAA
- a CDS encoding GNAT family N-acetyltransferase, with the protein MQQTTYKTELLTNDNIDQIKEIYESFRLKATKDYRYEIEPLDFYSFKEFIADGRLNGIALFDEGVPAGILIFVFEQHKAIELNVIHVPDRKDLNKKRLALAGALLEHLKNRTDWKVISYPLLGFQETFTRDIALLQFQFTGQAMVKFDFCDSISYKVLQKADIGQLPEGYTIESWDEKYLDSAVEVINLGFKNSKDVLFDPRFLTPEGCKDVIKKITENVFGHFMPEETKVIVKDGSLEGVCFVHIATPAKANIPLISVRKNIRNKGLGKLVLKAAVAGIIKSLAEQKIAVSEVNAAVETDNYPALKMYRRIGFREDYTYPHAYYSNPNYKESE; encoded by the coding sequence ATGCAGCAAACTACCTATAAAACAGAGCTTTTAACAAATGATAACATAGATCAAATAAAAGAAATTTATGAAAGTTTCAGACTAAAAGCTACAAAAGATTATAGGTATGAAATTGAACCTCTGGATTTTTATTCTTTTAAAGAATTTATTGCGGACGGTCGTTTAAACGGAATTGCTTTATTTGATGAAGGAGTACCGGCAGGAATTCTTATTTTTGTTTTTGAACAACATAAAGCGATAGAATTAAATGTTATTCATGTGCCTGACAGAAAAGATTTAAACAAAAAGCGTCTGGCTCTTGCAGGTGCATTGTTAGAGCATTTAAAAAATCGTACCGACTGGAAAGTTATAAGTTATCCTCTTCTTGGTTTTCAGGAAACATTCACAAGAGATATTGCTCTTTTGCAATTTCAGTTTACCGGACAGGCAATGGTAAAATTTGATTTTTGCGATTCGATTTCGTATAAAGTTTTGCAAAAAGCTGATATCGGACAACTCCCTGAAGGGTACACAATAGAATCATGGGACGAAAAATATTTAGATTCAGCAGTTGAAGTAATAAATCTTGGATTTAAAAATTCTAAAGATGTGCTTTTTGACCCGAGATTTTTAACTCCTGAAGGTTGTAAAGATGTTATTAAAAAAATCACAGAAAATGTTTTTGGTCATTTTATGCCTGAAGAAACCAAAGTTATAGTTAAAGACGGCTCTTTGGAAGGTGTTTGTTTTGTTCATATAGCAACTCCGGCTAAAGCAAATATTCCTTTGATTTCAGTAAGAAAAAACATCAGAAATAAAGGGCTCGGTAAATTAGTTTTAAAAGCTGCAGTGGCAGGGATAATAAAATCTTTGGCAGAACAAAAAATTGCGGTAAGTGAAGTAAATGCGGCAGTTGAAACAGATAATTATCCTGCACTAAAAATGTACAGACGGATTGGATTTAGAGAAGATTATACTTATCCTCACGCTTATTACAGCAATCCAAATTATAAAGAATCAGAATAA
- the prmC gene encoding peptide chain release factor N(5)-glutamine methyltransferase, which yields MFLKEVNQNTILKLKKIGISRSEAALETGILLNFVFGITKKDLILYPEKELADEKLEVFNALIQRRVKEKIPVQYLTNKAFFMGEEFYVDENVLIPRPETEILVEEVLKLVNKNNLKILDIGTGSGCIACMIAKHLKDVKVFAGDISQKALKVAKLNAEKLGVKEKITFVNSDLFENIDAKEKFDIIVSNPPYIPIHEKQNLQPEVVLHEPHQALFAEDEKGLAFYEKLASQAKYRLNKNGCLAVEIGIYQSTDTVKIFKKACFEEIKIIKDYNQIDRVIVAKY from the coding sequence ATGTTTTTAAAAGAAGTAAATCAAAACACAATTTTAAAGTTGAAAAAAATCGGTATTTCTCGAAGTGAAGCGGCTCTGGAAACAGGTATTCTTTTGAATTTTGTTTTTGGGATTACTAAAAAAGACTTGATTTTATACCCTGAAAAAGAACTGGCTGATGAGAAACTCGAAGTTTTTAATGCTTTGATACAAAGACGTGTTAAAGAAAAAATTCCTGTACAATATCTGACAAATAAAGCTTTTTTTATGGGGGAAGAATTTTATGTGGATGAAAATGTTCTGATTCCTCGACCTGAAACAGAAATTCTTGTGGAAGAAGTTTTGAAGCTTGTTAATAAAAATAATTTAAAAATTCTTGATATAGGAACGGGTTCAGGGTGCATAGCCTGCATGATTGCTAAACATTTGAAAGATGTAAAGGTTTTTGCCGGTGATATTTCACAAAAAGCACTGAAAGTAGCAAAATTAAATGCAGAAAAGCTTGGTGTGAAAGAAAAAATAACTTTTGTTAACTCCGATCTCTTTGAAAATATTGATGCTAAAGAAAAATTCGATATAATTGTTTCTAATCCTCCGTATATTCCTATTCATGAAAAACAAAATCTTCAGCCTGAAGTTGTACTTCATGAGCCGCATCAGGCTCTTTTTGCCGAAGATGAAAAAGGACTGGCTTTTTATGAAAAACTTGCTTCTCAGGCAAAATACAGGCTTAATAAAAATGGCTGCTTAGCCGTTGAAATAGGAATTTATCAGTCGACAGACACAGTTAAAATTTTTAAAAAAGCCTGTTTTGAAGAAATAAAAATTATCAAAGACTATAATCAAATTGACAGGGTTATAGTTGCAAAGTATTAA
- the trpB gene encoding tryptophan synthase subunit beta, which translates to MQHFFEKDKPYNLPDKKGRFGDFGGKYVPETLMGALYELEKVFNEAICDEKFLNDLYSLMKDYSGRPTPLYFAKRLTEYYGKGKIYLKREDLNHTGAHKINNALGQVLLALKMNKKRIIAETGAGQHGVATATVCALFGLECEIYMGEEDTKRQAVNVERMKLLGAKVNPVYSGSKTLKDATSEAIRDWVTNVENTHYIIGSTVGPHPYPEMVRFFQSVIGKESRHQIQEKENRLPDYVLACIGGGSNSMGMFYSFLGDKDVKIIGIEAAGQGVSSDFTAASMMKGRPGVLHGSLSYVLQDDYGQIEEAYSISAGLDYPGVGPEHSYLKDSGRVKYYPINDDQAVNAFKLLSKLEGIVPALESSHALAYLEELMPSTSKEEIVVLCLSGRGDKDLQSVFNYCSEKSEKQI; encoded by the coding sequence ATGCAACATTTTTTTGAAAAAGATAAACCTTATAATTTACCTGATAAAAAAGGACGTTTCGGAGATTTCGGCGGGAAATACGTCCCTGAAACACTCATGGGCGCATTATATGAGCTGGAAAAAGTTTTTAATGAAGCTATATGCGATGAAAAATTCTTAAATGACTTATACAGTCTGATGAAAGATTATTCAGGAAGACCGACTCCTCTTTATTTTGCGAAAAGGCTGACTGAATATTACGGTAAAGGCAAAATATACCTTAAAAGAGAAGATTTGAACCATACGGGCGCTCATAAAATAAACAATGCGCTGGGACAGGTTCTTTTGGCTCTCAAAATGAATAAAAAAAGAATTATCGCCGAAACGGGAGCAGGTCAGCATGGCGTAGCAACAGCCACTGTTTGCGCTCTTTTCGGGCTTGAATGCGAAATTTATATGGGAGAAGAAGATACAAAACGTCAGGCAGTTAATGTTGAGAGAATGAAACTTCTCGGCGCAAAGGTTAATCCTGTTTATTCGGGAAGCAAAACCCTTAAAGACGCAACAAGCGAAGCAATAAGAGATTGGGTTACAAATGTTGAAAACACTCACTATATTATAGGTTCAACCGTGGGTCCTCACCCGTATCCTGAGATGGTAAGATTTTTTCAGTCTGTCATAGGAAAAGAATCCCGTCATCAAATTCAGGAAAAAGAAAACAGGCTTCCTGATTATGTTCTTGCATGCATAGGAGGAGGAAGCAATTCCATGGGGATGTTCTACAGCTTTCTTGGAGACAAAGACGTTAAAATTATTGGAATTGAAGCAGCAGGTCAGGGTGTCAGTTCTGATTTTACTGCTGCAAGTATGATGAAAGGAAGACCCGGAGTTTTGCATGGCTCATTGAGTTATGTTTTACAGGATGATTACGGACAGATTGAAGAAGCTTACAGCATATCGGCAGGTCTTGATTACCCCGGAGTCGGACCTGAACACAGTTATTTAAAAGATTCCGGCAGAGTAAAATATTATCCGATAAACGATGATCAGGCAGTAAACGCTTTCAAACTGCTCTCAAAACTTGAAGGAATAGTTCCTGCGCTTGAATCTTCACATGCTTTAGCTTATCTGGAAGAGCTTATGCCTTCCACATCAAAAGAAGAAATCGTGGTTTTGTGTCTTTCCGGCAGGGGTGACAAGGATTTACAGAGCGTGTTTAACTATTGTTCAGAAAAAAGTGAAAAACAAATATGA
- a CDS encoding DnaJ C-terminal domain-containing protein — protein sequence MNKDKDYYKILGINSSADKKEVKSAYRSLARKYHPDTNQGNKLSEEKFKEIGEAYSVLGDETRREQYNLLRGISQKKSNTSEQAKKQASEAYSEQKKSSAKPKPETEKRPFGDMFSDFVDKVLEKGQTQKPKPSQEKQKEPPKPESKKGDDITVDVSITIVEAHNGTIRKINILHTESCPKCRGKRYLNNIQCPSCKGNGEISNHKKISVKIPANVTEGSKIRIAEEGNQGQNGGANGDLFLVVSIIKNSIFEFENLNVLCEIPITPTEAALGAEIFVPTIDGQLSMKIPPETQAGQRFRLSGEGIPDANTAKRGDQLVTVRIEIPSNLTQKEKELYLELAKIRKFNPRDGIVFN from the coding sequence TTGAATAAGGATAAAGACTATTACAAAATACTCGGCATAAATTCTTCAGCTGATAAAAAAGAAGTAAAATCAGCTTACAGGTCTCTTGCAAGAAAATATCACCCTGATACCAATCAGGGAAACAAACTCAGTGAAGAAAAATTTAAGGAAATCGGCGAAGCCTATTCTGTTTTAGGCGATGAAACACGCAGGGAACAATATAATCTTTTAAGAGGAATAAGTCAAAAAAAGTCAAATACAAGTGAACAAGCCAAAAAACAGGCTTCTGAGGCTTATTCGGAACAAAAAAAATCTTCCGCAAAACCAAAGCCGGAAACAGAAAAACGCCCTTTTGGAGATATGTTTTCCGATTTTGTTGATAAAGTACTTGAAAAAGGACAAACACAAAAACCTAAGCCGTCTCAAGAAAAACAGAAAGAACCCCCGAAACCCGAGTCTAAAAAAGGCGATGATATAACGGTAGACGTAAGTATTACAATTGTTGAGGCTCATAATGGCACTATAAGAAAGATTAATATACTTCATACAGAAAGTTGCCCTAAATGCAGAGGCAAAAGATACTTGAATAATATCCAATGCCCTTCATGCAAAGGTAATGGTGAGATTTCAAATCACAAAAAAATCTCTGTTAAAATTCCTGCTAATGTTACGGAAGGTTCAAAAATAAGAATAGCCGAAGAAGGAAATCAGGGACAAAACGGCGGGGCAAACGGCGATCTTTTTCTTGTTGTAAGTATAATTAAAAATTCAATATTTGAATTTGAAAATCTTAACGTACTTTGTGAAATACCCATTACCCCGACAGAAGCAGCTTTGGGAGCAGAAATATTTGTTCCCACCATAGATGGACAGCTAAGTATGAAAATTCCTCCAGAAACACAGGCAGGGCAAAGATTTCGTCTTTCAGGAGAGGGGATTCCTGATGCCAATACGGCTAAAAGGGGAGATCAGCTTGTAACCGTAAGAATTGAAATTCCATCTAATCTTACGCAGAAGGAAAAAGAGCTTTATTTAGAACTTGCAAAAATTCGAAAAT
- the rpmE gene encoding 50S ribosomal protein L31 — protein sequence MKEGIHPTYSETTISCACGNVIEAGSVVQGMKVEICNACHPFFTGTQKIMDTEGRVERFNKRYANLNKK from the coding sequence ATGAAAGAAGGAATTCACCCAACATATAGTGAAACAACTATTAGCTGTGCTTGTGGCAATGTTATCGAAGCAGGTTCAGTTGTTCAGGGAATGAAAGTTGAAATTTGCAATGCATGTCATCCTTTCTTTACCGGAACCCAAAAAATAATGGATACCGAAGGCAGAGTTGAAAGATTCAACAAGCGTTACGCTAATTTAAACAAAAAATAA
- the thyX gene encoding FAD-dependent thymidylate synthase encodes MTQEKEFPIVNLISMPENPLKIIFLACRTCYSADYPINIWENATDDEKMLKLVKRVLASGHHSTIEHCQYVFTISGVSRACTHQLVRHRHMSFSQKSQRYVTEKGQFEYITPNTIKKAGLEAEYDEFMSKTAEFYEKMINQGIPAEDARFILPNAATSSLVASLNLREFIHLANIRLCTNAQHEIRVMVKKMCDLAMEKDPWLAEYLVPKCEAAGHCDEIRGCGRKPQKIN; translated from the coding sequence ATGACTCAAGAAAAAGAATTTCCTATAGTAAATCTCATAAGCATGCCGGAAAATCCTTTGAAAATAATTTTTTTGGCATGTAGAACCTGTTACTCGGCTGATTATCCGATAAACATCTGGGAAAATGCTACTGATGACGAAAAAATGCTTAAACTCGTCAAAAGAGTTCTTGCTTCAGGGCATCACAGTACAATAGAGCATTGTCAGTATGTATTTACAATAAGCGGAGTTTCAAGAGCATGTACTCACCAGCTTGTAAGACACAGACATATGTCTTTTTCTCAAAAATCCCAGAGATATGTTACAGAAAAAGGACAGTTTGAATATATTACCCCTAATACAATAAAAAAAGCCGGTTTAGAGGCTGAATATGATGAGTTTATGAGCAAAACGGCCGAATTTTATGAAAAAATGATAAATCAGGGGATTCCTGCCGAAGATGCAAGATTTATTCTTCCAAATGCTGCAACAAGTTCTCTTGTTGCGAGTCTTAATTTAAGGGAGTTTATTCATCTCGCAAATATCAGGCTTTGCACAAACGCACAGCATGAAATAAGAGTTATGGTCAAAAAAATGTGTGATCTTGCTATGGAAAAAGATCCTTGGCTTGCTGAATATCTTGTCCCAAAGTGTGAAGCAGCCGGTCATTGTGATGAAATCAGAGGTTGTGGACGCAAACCGCAGAAAATAAATTAA
- a CDS encoding YajQ family cyclic di-GMP-binding protein, with translation MAKDESFDVVSEFDQPELLNAVDQTKRDMQARFDLKDSGSLIELEGTKTITITTKDDLKLRNIIDILQSKMAKRGLSLKILDLQKVENSLGGKVRQVINLKKGISTEIAKKIVADIKTSKIKVQAAIQGDQVRVSGKNRDDLQQVIKLLKEKEDEYDVALQFNNYR, from the coding sequence ATGGCAAAAGACGAAAGTTTTGATGTAGTATCAGAATTTGACCAACCCGAGTTACTTAACGCGGTTGATCAAACAAAAAGAGATATGCAAGCAAGGTTTGACCTTAAAGATTCAGGCAGTCTAATTGAGCTTGAAGGCACAAAGACTATAACTATAACAACAAAAGATGACTTAAAATTAAGAAATATCATAGATATTCTTCAGTCAAAAATGGCAAAAAGAGGATTGAGCCTCAAAATTCTTGACCTTCAAAAAGTCGAAAACTCACTTGGAGGAAAAGTAAGACAGGTTATCAATTTAAAAAAAGGAATTAGTACGGAAATTGCAAAAAAAATTGTTGCTGATATAAAAACCTCAAAAATAAAAGTACAAGCAGCAATTCAGGGAGATCAGGTCAGAGTTTCCGGAAAAAACAGAGATGACCTCCAACAAGTTATAAAACTGCTGAAAGAAAAAGAAGATGAGTATGACGTAGCTTTGCAGTTTAATAATTACAGATAA